A single window of Gambusia affinis linkage group LG18, SWU_Gaff_1.0, whole genome shotgun sequence DNA harbors:
- the LOC122820621 gene encoding uncharacterized protein LOC122820621, which translates to MFIMTKVLGFILVMNSLLCCGHAEDANLIIDPNWSTFHPGESVTFICDMSEGEETDWQYEIRRNEKQFIQYNTHKSYTLQGIQIDQSGEYQCCGLRKSSDDTDCSDTVSLTVTAQPKAKLTAGPTTIPVGGSVTLSCSVEPSAGWKYRWVRRTQNTPEVELTEEGNRDIKVTQGGIYRCIGKRGNGDYPSLVSDEVSFNITFSNEVFVTRRPNRTQIFSGESITLTCEVQGGETTEWTCEWKRSGKPVKVGNDKHLTVSDESGSGDYMCRCRRRDDWYSVTKWSEKIPVSVSVSVSTPVHSSSVVPMIIGPVGGILLVLLLVLLWYYRRSNDFRCPGWKLSKISCGVNNGLNKNDTDESSSPLHGGDHIYESVNFSDSSGKVADKPGDATYSLIEPKNFGEKSAPNKPVEGAVYYRLESEMKGRGRPGAKEEAVYSEIDSGPENNNTIYANLIIDPNWSTFHPGESVTFICDMSEGEETDWQYELTRNGKQFIQYNTHKSYTLQGIQIDQSGEYQCCGLRKSSNDTNCSDTVSLTVTAQPKAKLTAGPTTIPVGGSVTLSCSVEPSTGWKYRWLRKTQNTPEVELTEEGNRDIKVTKGGIYQCMGKRGNGDYYSVVSDEVSFNITFSNEVFVTRRELITLTCEIQGGETTEWTCDWKRSGKPVKVGNDKHLTVSVNESSSGDYMCQCRRRDDWYSETKWSEKIPVSVSVSSPVSSSFLVLLIVGSISGIVLVVLLLLLWRYKRSNDLCCVRSQSSATNHGVDQTEGHLYSSLLHGTTSLYETVHPPGANGNERRHHPEEGSVYDNVRPGHERRQ; encoded by the exons atgtttataatgacaaaagttttaggttttattttagtgatgAATTCACTCCTCTGCTGCGGACATGCTGaag ACGCAAACCTGATTATTGATCCCAACTGGTCGACTTTTCATCCTGGAGAGAGCGTGACGTTCATTTGTGACATGAGTGAAGGAGAAGAGACCGACTGGCAATATGAGAttagaagaaatgaaaaacaatttattcaatACAATACGCACAAAAGCTACACATTACAAGGTATCCAAATCGATCAGAGTGGTGAATACCAGTGCTGTGGACTCAGGAAGAGCTCTGATGATACCGACTGCAGTGATACTGTCTCTTTAACTGTTACTG CTCAACCCAAAGCCAAACTGACTGCAGGTCCCACAACCATACCAGTAGGGGGCAGTGTGACACTGAGCTGCTCAGTGgagccctctgctggatggaaaTACAGATGGGTCAGAAGGACCCAAAACACACCTGAAGTTGAACTCACtgaagaaggaaacagagatATTAAAGTAACACAAGGAGGAATATACCGATGTATTggaaagagaggaaatggaGACTATCCCAGTCTTGTAAGTGACGAAGTGAGCTTCAATATAACCT TTTCCAACGAGGTTTTTGTGACTCGACGACCAAACCGGACTCAGATCTTCAGTGGTGAGTCGATCACTCTGACATGTGAGGTCCAGGGAGGAGAAACCACTGAGTGGACGTGTGAATGGAAGAGATCTGGGAAACCTGTAAAAGTGGGAAATGATAAACACCTGACTGTCAGTGATGAGTCTGGCAGTGGAGACTACATGTGTCGGTGTAGACGCAGAGACGACTGGTATTCTGTGACAAAGTGGAGTGAAAAGATCCCAGTGTCTGTGTCAG TATCAGTGTCCACTCCTGTCCACTCTTCATCTGTCGTCCCTATGATCATCGGACCTGTTGGTGGGATCCTCCTGGTTCTTCTTCTGGTGTTACTGTGGTACTACAGGCGGTCCAACG attttcgcTGCCCCGG GTGGAAACTGTCAAAAATCAGCTGTGGAGTAAATAATGGATTAAACAAGAATGACACTGATGAGAGCAGCTCTCCTCTGCATG GCGGCGATCATATCTATGAGTCGGTCAACTTCTCAGACTCCAGCGGAAAAG tgGCAGATAAACCCGGGGATGCAACCTACTCTCTCATTGAACCGAAAAACTTTGGGGAAAAGA GTGCTCCAAATAAACCAGTAGAGGGCGCTGTTTACTATCGTCTGGAGTCAGAAATGAAAG GCAGGGGGCGCCCTGGAGCAAAAGAAGAGGCTGTTTATTCTGAAATCGACTCGGGACCAGAGAACAATAACACCATCT ATGCAAACCTGATTATTGATCCCAACTGGTCGACTTTTCATCCTGGAGAGAGCGTGACGTTCATTTGTGACATGAGTGAAGGAGAAGAGACAGACTGGCAATATGAGCTTacaagaaatggaaaacaatttaTTCAATACAATACGCACAAAAGCTACACATTACAAGGTATCCAAATCGATCAGAGTGGTGAATACCAGTGCTGTGGACTCAGGAAGAGCTCCAATGATACCAACTGCAGTGATACTGTCTCTTTAACTGTTACTG CTCAACCCAAAGCCAAACTGACTGCAGGTCCTACAACCATACCAGTAGGGGGCAGTGTGACACTGAGCTGCTCAGTGGAGCCCTCTACTGGATGGAAATACAGATGGTTAAGAAAGACCCAAAACACACCTGAAGTTGAACTCACtgaagaaggaaacagagatATTAAAGTAACAAAAGGAGGAATATACCAATGTATGggaaagagaggaaatggaGACTATTACAGTGTTGTAAGTGACGAAGTGAGCTTCAATATAACCT TTTCCAACGAGGTATTTGTGACTCGACGTGAGTTGATCACTCTGACATGTGAGATCCAGGGGGGAGAAACCACTGAGTGGACGTGTGACTGGAAGAGATCTGGGAAACCTGTAAAAGTGGGAAATGATAAACACCTGACTGTCAGTGTTAATGAGTCCAGCAGTGGAGACTACATGTGTCAGTGTAGACGCAGAGACGACTGGTATTCTGAGACAAAGTGGAGTGAAAAGATCCCAGTGTCTGTGTCAG TGTCCAGTCCAGTCAGCTCTTCGTTTCTTGTGCTCTTAATTGTTGGATCGATTAGTGGAATCGTTCTCGTCGTCCTCCTGCTCTTGTTGTGGCGATACAAACGGTCCAATG ATTTATGCTGCGTCCG cAGCCAGAGCTCTGCCACCAATCATGGAGTGGATCAGACCGAAGGTCACCTTTACAGCTCTCTGCTGCATG GCACCACCTCCCTGTATGAGACAGTTCATCCACCTGGAGCCAATGGAAATG AGAGGCGTCATCATCCAGAGGAAGGTTCTGTTTACGATAATGTGAGACCAGGACATGAAAG ACGCCAGTGA
- the LOC122820029 gene encoding uncharacterized protein LOC122820029 isoform X2: protein MRMKPTLYYVLDKLMWIIFVCCGHARADRPRVILTAGTTTIPVGGSVALSCSVEPSAGWEYSWFRWTPDTLRVQVKNDSGLNRIINVTQGGFYQCKGVKETNNLQSYLSNRTTIQITFSNKVVVIRRPNWPQMFSGETITLTCEVQGGETTEWTCDWRIDGSFIHRTDSKDWTFSVSESNRGDYRCLCFPKDDWFSSTEWSEPISLSVLRKPKAHLSTDSIELPAGGNVKLTCSLNTSSSSPFSLKYFWYRGEKSSEPVSSEDADFPSNGQMSVSEEGLYWCRGGRGEPVYYTDYSDHVNITKNLSVGSSGPVGSLLFVLLVVALLGGISLIVLLLLFWRSKQKKDFRHTRLNPSQSSNQTVNHEVNQSELNASHPEDKSNTVYSLAGLKHSGTKRSPDPLEGALWSYVKTQAIDESIDNGYSLLEAQNFGTKKLPVGPEVDTVYAKVKKGATDKFINTVYSQIEGKNAGRMKLPVDPEEGAVYANVKKGATDKSIDTVYSLIEMKTFGTMKDPHDPQEGAVGSDVKTDSTAASTEISHLKKNKKKTKGKRSRSAYAAVYANESGTAVASDGPMSRKAKSH, encoded by the exons ATGAGGATGAAACCCACTTTATATTACGTACTGGACAAACTGA TGTGGATCATCTTCGTCTGCTGTGGACATGCTCGAG CAGATAGACCCAGAGTCATTCTGACAGCAGGTACAACGACCATACCAGTAGGGGGCAGTGTGGCGCTGAGCTGCTCGGTGgagccctctgctggatgggaGTACAGTTGGTTCAGATGGACGCCGGACACTCTCCGAGTTCAAGTCAAAAACGATAGTGGACTAAACAGAATTATTAATGTCACACAAGGAGGTTTTTATCAATGCAAAGgtgtgaaagaaacaaacaacctCCAAAGTTATTTAAGTAACAGGACTACAATCCAAATAACCT TTTCCAACAAGGTTGTTGTGATTCGACGACCAAACTGGCCTCAGATGTTCAGTGGTGAGACGATCACTCTGACCTGTGAGGTCCAGGGAGGAGAAACCACTGAGTGGACGTGTGACTGGAGGATAGACGGGTCGTTCATACACAGGACAGACAGTAAAGACTGGACTTTCAGTGTTTCTGAGTCCAACAGAGGAGACTACAGGTGTCTGTGTTTTCCAAAAGATGACTGGTTTTCTTCGACAGAGTGGAGTGAACCCATCTCACTGTCAGTATTAC GGAAACCAAAGGCCCATCTGAGTACGGACAGCATAGAGCTACCAGCAGGAGGCAACGTGAAACTAACCTGCTCACTAAACACATCGTCATCATCGCCgtttagtttgaaatatttctggtaCAGAGGAGAAAAATCATCAGAGCCTGTGAGCTCAGAAGATGCTGATTTCCCTTCAAATGGACAAATGAGCGTCTCAGAGGAAGgactgtactggtgcagaggaggaagaggagaaccAGTTTACTACACAGACTACAGTGATCACGTCAATATCACTAAGAATT TATCCGTTGGGTCCAGCGGTCCAGTCGGCTCTTTGTTGTTCGTGCTGCTGGTTGTCGCTCTCCTTGGTGGAATCAGTCTAATtgtcctgctgctgttgttttggcgcagcaaacaaaagaaag ATTTTCGGCACACGAG ATTAAATCCATCACAGAGCTCCAACCAGACCGTTAACCATGAAGTCAACCAGAGTGAGCTGAACGCCTCCCACCCTGAGG ataaaTCCAATACTGTGTACTCCCTGGCTGGATTAAAACACTCTGGGACAAAGA GGAGTCCTGATCCACTAGAGGGCGCTCTATGGTCATATGTGAAAACACAAGCAATAG ATGAATCCATAGACAATGGGTACTCTCTGCTTGAAGCCCAAAACTTTGGGACGAAGA AACTTCCTGTTGGTCCAGAAGTGGACACTGTTTACGCTAAAGTGAAAAAAGGAGCTACAG atAAATTCATAAACACTGTGTACTCCCAGATTGAAGGGAAAAATGCTGGGAGGATGA AACTTCCTGTTGACCCAGAAGAGGGCGCTGTTTATGCTAATGTGAAAAAAGGAGCTACag ataAATCCATAGATACTGTGTACTCCCTGATTGAAATGAAAACCTTTGGGACGATGA AGGATCCACATGATCCACAAGAGGGCGCTGTTGGCTCTGACGTGAAAACAG acTCTACTGCAGCGTCTACTGAGATTAgccatttgaagaaaaacaagaaaaaaacaaaag GAAAACGGAGTCGTTCAGCATATGCAGCAGTTTATGCTAACGAGTCAGGAACAGCTGTGGCTAGCGATGGTCCCATGTCCAGAAAAGCCAAAAGCCATTAA
- the LOC122820029 gene encoding uncharacterized protein LOC122820029 isoform X3, translating to MRMKPTLYYVLDKLMWIIFVCCGHARADRPRVILTAGTTTIPVGGSVALSCSVEPSAGWEYSWFRWTPDTLRVQVKNDSGLNRIINVTQGGFYQCKGVKETNNLQSYLSNRTTIQITFSNKVVVIRRPNWPQMFSGETITLTCEVQGGETTEWTCDWRIDGSFIHRTDSKDWTFSVSESNRGDYRCLCFPKDDWFSSTEWSEPISLSVLRKPKAHLSTDSIELPAGGNVKLTCSLNTSSSSPFSLKYFWYRGEKSSEPVSSEDADFPSNGQMSVSEEGLYWCRGGRGEPVYYTDYSDHVNITKNLSVGSSGPVGSLLFVLLVVALLGGISLIVLLLLFWRSKQKKDFRHTRLNPSQSSNQTVNHEVNQSELNASHPEDKSNTVYSLAGLKHSGTKRSPDPLEGALWSYVKTQAIDESIDNGYSLLEAQNFGTKKLPVGPEVDTVYAKVKKGATDKSIDTVYSLIEMKTFGTMKDPHDPQEGAVGSDVKTDSTAASTEISHLKKNKKKTKGKRSRSAYAAVYANESGTAVASDGPMSRKAKSH from the exons ATGAGGATGAAACCCACTTTATATTACGTACTGGACAAACTGA TGTGGATCATCTTCGTCTGCTGTGGACATGCTCGAG CAGATAGACCCAGAGTCATTCTGACAGCAGGTACAACGACCATACCAGTAGGGGGCAGTGTGGCGCTGAGCTGCTCGGTGgagccctctgctggatgggaGTACAGTTGGTTCAGATGGACGCCGGACACTCTCCGAGTTCAAGTCAAAAACGATAGTGGACTAAACAGAATTATTAATGTCACACAAGGAGGTTTTTATCAATGCAAAGgtgtgaaagaaacaaacaacctCCAAAGTTATTTAAGTAACAGGACTACAATCCAAATAACCT TTTCCAACAAGGTTGTTGTGATTCGACGACCAAACTGGCCTCAGATGTTCAGTGGTGAGACGATCACTCTGACCTGTGAGGTCCAGGGAGGAGAAACCACTGAGTGGACGTGTGACTGGAGGATAGACGGGTCGTTCATACACAGGACAGACAGTAAAGACTGGACTTTCAGTGTTTCTGAGTCCAACAGAGGAGACTACAGGTGTCTGTGTTTTCCAAAAGATGACTGGTTTTCTTCGACAGAGTGGAGTGAACCCATCTCACTGTCAGTATTAC GGAAACCAAAGGCCCATCTGAGTACGGACAGCATAGAGCTACCAGCAGGAGGCAACGTGAAACTAACCTGCTCACTAAACACATCGTCATCATCGCCgtttagtttgaaatatttctggtaCAGAGGAGAAAAATCATCAGAGCCTGTGAGCTCAGAAGATGCTGATTTCCCTTCAAATGGACAAATGAGCGTCTCAGAGGAAGgactgtactggtgcagaggaggaagaggagaaccAGTTTACTACACAGACTACAGTGATCACGTCAATATCACTAAGAATT TATCCGTTGGGTCCAGCGGTCCAGTCGGCTCTTTGTTGTTCGTGCTGCTGGTTGTCGCTCTCCTTGGTGGAATCAGTCTAATtgtcctgctgctgttgttttggcgcagcaaacaaaagaaag ATTTTCGGCACACGAG ATTAAATCCATCACAGAGCTCCAACCAGACCGTTAACCATGAAGTCAACCAGAGTGAGCTGAACGCCTCCCACCCTGAGG ataaaTCCAATACTGTGTACTCCCTGGCTGGATTAAAACACTCTGGGACAAAGA GGAGTCCTGATCCACTAGAGGGCGCTCTATGGTCATATGTGAAAACACAAGCAATAG ATGAATCCATAGACAATGGGTACTCTCTGCTTGAAGCCCAAAACTTTGGGACGAAGA AACTTCCTGTTGGTCCAGAAGTGGACACTGTTTACGCTAAAGTGAAAAAAGGAGCTACAG ataAATCCATAGATACTGTGTACTCCCTGATTGAAATGAAAACCTTTGGGACGATGA AGGATCCACATGATCCACAAGAGGGCGCTGTTGGCTCTGACGTGAAAACAG acTCTACTGCAGCGTCTACTGAGATTAgccatttgaagaaaaacaagaaaaaaacaaaag GAAAACGGAGTCGTTCAGCATATGCAGCAGTTTATGCTAACGAGTCAGGAACAGCTGTGGCTAGCGATGGTCCCATGTCCAGAAAAGCCAAAAGCCATTAA
- the LOC122820029 gene encoding uncharacterized protein LOC122820029 isoform X1, producing MRMKPTLYYVLDKLMWIIFVCCGHARADRPRVILTAGTTTIPVGGSVALSCSVEPSAGWEYSWFRWTPDTLRVQVKNDSGLNRIINVTQGGFYQCKGVKETNNLQSYLSNRTTIQITFSNKVVVIRRPNWPQMFSGETITLTCEVQGGETTEWTCDWRIDGSFIHRTDSKDWTFSVSESNRGDYRCLCFPKDDWFSSTEWSEPISLSVLRKPKAHLSTDSIELPAGGNVKLTCSLNTSSSSPFSLKYFWYRGEKSSEPVSSEDADFPSNGQMSVSEEGLYWCRGGRGEPVYYTDYSDHVNITKNLSVGSSGPVGSLLFVLLVVALLGGISLIVLLLLFWRSKQKKDFRHTRLNPSQSSNQTVNHEVNQSELNASHPEDKSNTVYSLAGLKHSGTKRSPDPLEGALWSYVKTQAIDESIDNGYSLLEAQNFGTKKLPVGPEVDTVYAKVKKGATELPVGPEVDTVYAKVKKGATDKFINTVYSQIEGKNAGRMKLPVDPEEGAVYANVKKGATDKSIDTVYSLIEMKTFGTMKDPHDPQEGAVGSDVKTDSTAASTEISHLKKNKKKTKGKRSRSAYAAVYANESGTAVASDGPMSRKAKSH from the exons ATGAGGATGAAACCCACTTTATATTACGTACTGGACAAACTGA TGTGGATCATCTTCGTCTGCTGTGGACATGCTCGAG CAGATAGACCCAGAGTCATTCTGACAGCAGGTACAACGACCATACCAGTAGGGGGCAGTGTGGCGCTGAGCTGCTCGGTGgagccctctgctggatgggaGTACAGTTGGTTCAGATGGACGCCGGACACTCTCCGAGTTCAAGTCAAAAACGATAGTGGACTAAACAGAATTATTAATGTCACACAAGGAGGTTTTTATCAATGCAAAGgtgtgaaagaaacaaacaacctCCAAAGTTATTTAAGTAACAGGACTACAATCCAAATAACCT TTTCCAACAAGGTTGTTGTGATTCGACGACCAAACTGGCCTCAGATGTTCAGTGGTGAGACGATCACTCTGACCTGTGAGGTCCAGGGAGGAGAAACCACTGAGTGGACGTGTGACTGGAGGATAGACGGGTCGTTCATACACAGGACAGACAGTAAAGACTGGACTTTCAGTGTTTCTGAGTCCAACAGAGGAGACTACAGGTGTCTGTGTTTTCCAAAAGATGACTGGTTTTCTTCGACAGAGTGGAGTGAACCCATCTCACTGTCAGTATTAC GGAAACCAAAGGCCCATCTGAGTACGGACAGCATAGAGCTACCAGCAGGAGGCAACGTGAAACTAACCTGCTCACTAAACACATCGTCATCATCGCCgtttagtttgaaatatttctggtaCAGAGGAGAAAAATCATCAGAGCCTGTGAGCTCAGAAGATGCTGATTTCCCTTCAAATGGACAAATGAGCGTCTCAGAGGAAGgactgtactggtgcagaggaggaagaggagaaccAGTTTACTACACAGACTACAGTGATCACGTCAATATCACTAAGAATT TATCCGTTGGGTCCAGCGGTCCAGTCGGCTCTTTGTTGTTCGTGCTGCTGGTTGTCGCTCTCCTTGGTGGAATCAGTCTAATtgtcctgctgctgttgttttggcgcagcaaacaaaagaaag ATTTTCGGCACACGAG ATTAAATCCATCACAGAGCTCCAACCAGACCGTTAACCATGAAGTCAACCAGAGTGAGCTGAACGCCTCCCACCCTGAGG ataaaTCCAATACTGTGTACTCCCTGGCTGGATTAAAACACTCTGGGACAAAGA GGAGTCCTGATCCACTAGAGGGCGCTCTATGGTCATATGTGAAAACACAAGCAATAG ATGAATCCATAGACAATGGGTACTCTCTGCTTGAAGCCCAAAACTTTGGGACGAAGA AACTTCCTGTTGGTCCAGAAGTGGACACTGTTTACGCTAAAGTGAAAAAAGGAGCTACAG AACTTCCTGTTGGTCCAGAAGTGGACACTGTTTACGCTAAAGTGAAAAAAGGAGCTACAG atAAATTCATAAACACTGTGTACTCCCAGATTGAAGGGAAAAATGCTGGGAGGATGA AACTTCCTGTTGACCCAGAAGAGGGCGCTGTTTATGCTAATGTGAAAAAAGGAGCTACag ataAATCCATAGATACTGTGTACTCCCTGATTGAAATGAAAACCTTTGGGACGATGA AGGATCCACATGATCCACAAGAGGGCGCTGTTGGCTCTGACGTGAAAACAG acTCTACTGCAGCGTCTACTGAGATTAgccatttgaagaaaaacaagaaaaaaacaaaag GAAAACGGAGTCGTTCAGCATATGCAGCAGTTTATGCTAACGAGTCAGGAACAGCTGTGGCTAGCGATGGTCCCATGTCCAGAAAAGCCAAAAGCCATTAA
- the LOC122820036 gene encoding TSC22 domain family protein 4-like isoform X1 codes for MSMSVKKKKSSSVLSDAASSNQSQRYPSSTPPLPLRSLQLVARQPQAAVVLRERKKAKGQASAIRESWPRPSATSHHRSLTPPSRERSVAETRQRPSSIPRSDIVSVAPTASVSQNPLLPAACPHRSVPARATPNGRGSDLTMMSLLLFYHSSSSLLGIDGKIEQAMDLVKSHLMLVVREEVELLREQLRELQERNQQLERENHILRTLTHNIYSPSGHRISQ; via the exons ATGTCCATGAgcgtaaagaagaagaagtcatcCTCTGTGCTCTCTGACGCTGCCTCTAGTAATCAATCTCAGCGCTATCCTTCTTCGACCCCTCCACTACCTCTCAGGTCTCTGCAacttgttgctaggcaaccacaGGCAGCTGTTGTGCTGCGGGAGCGTAAGAAGGCCAAAGGCCAGGCGTCGGCGATCAGGGAGTCCTGGCCGCGCCCTTCAGCAACATCCCACCACAGATCTCTGACTCCACCCTCCAGAGAGCGTTCAGTTGCAGAAACTCGGCAACGGCCCTCCAGTATTCCAAGATCAGACATCGTCTCAGTAGCTCCGACTGCCTCGGTGTCCCAGAATCCTCTGCTTCCTGCAGCCTGTCCTCATCGGTCAGTTCCTGCTAGAGCTACGCCCAATGGGCGAGGTTCCGATTTAACCATGATGTCACTACTGCTGTTTTACCACAG TTCTTCCAGTCTTTTGGGCATTGATGGTAAAATTGAGCAGGCAATG GATCTGGTAAAGAGTCATCTGATGCTGGTGGTGCGTGAAGAGGTGGAGCTTTTACGAGAGCAACTGAGAGAACTGCAGGAGAGAAACCAGCAGCTGGAGAGAGAAAACCACATCCTGAGAACGCTGACCCACAACATCTACTCGCCATCAGGACACAGAATATCTCAATAA
- the LOC122820036 gene encoding TSC22 domain family protein 4-like isoform X2, which yields MSMSVKKKKSSSVLSDAASSNQSQRYPSSTPPLPLRSLQLVARQPQAAVVLRERKKAKGQASAIRESWPRPSATSHHRSLTPPSRERSVAETRQRPSSIPRSDIVSVAPTASVSQNPLLPAACPHRSSSLLGIDGKIEQAMDLVKSHLMLVVREEVELLREQLRELQERNQQLERENHILRTLTHNIYSPSGHRISQ from the exons ATGTCCATGAgcgtaaagaagaagaagtcatcCTCTGTGCTCTCTGACGCTGCCTCTAGTAATCAATCTCAGCGCTATCCTTCTTCGACCCCTCCACTACCTCTCAGGTCTCTGCAacttgttgctaggcaaccacaGGCAGCTGTTGTGCTGCGGGAGCGTAAGAAGGCCAAAGGCCAGGCGTCGGCGATCAGGGAGTCCTGGCCGCGCCCTTCAGCAACATCCCACCACAGATCTCTGACTCCACCCTCCAGAGAGCGTTCAGTTGCAGAAACTCGGCAACGGCCCTCCAGTATTCCAAGATCAGACATCGTCTCAGTAGCTCCGACTGCCTCGGTGTCCCAGAATCCTCTGCTTCCTGCAGCCTGTCCTCATCG TTCTTCCAGTCTTTTGGGCATTGATGGTAAAATTGAGCAGGCAATG GATCTGGTAAAGAGTCATCTGATGCTGGTGGTGCGTGAAGAGGTGGAGCTTTTACGAGAGCAACTGAGAGAACTGCAGGAGAGAAACCAGCAGCTGGAGAGAGAAAACCACATCCTGAGAACGCTGACCCACAACATCTACTCGCCATCAGGACACAGAATATCTCAATAA